The sequence below is a genomic window from Paenibacillus silvisoli.
TTCTTATAATTGGATCTTTCGAGAAACAAGAAACCGAACCATAGTCAAATTGAATTATTTCATTAGGATGCATTTCGACTAGTAGTGCGGACTTTATTTTATTCCATTCCTTTTTCAGATTTTCGTATATCATTTTTTCACGCTTCCATAACAATACTTTGTTCTTAACACATTGCTTATCGATTACATTCGTAAATTCTTTCAGTTGCTGCGGATTAGTAGTTATTTTCTTACTAATTACAAGTTTAAGAGAGGCAGGCAAATGAACTACCATCTGCTTAACCTGATTTTGCTCTTCAAGCAATAAAGCAGTCCAGCTAACCTTTACTACCACTGGGAGTAAACCAAGCTGCATTAAGTACTCTTTCAACTTTATGGAATCTTCTTCAAAAACCCGAACACTATCAAAAAATCCGACCACACCTTCCGTTTGCCAATAAATACGCCTCATACCTATGGCATCCTGATACTCTCTTATTTGCTCATATAGTAACTTGTACTTTCTCTCTGCTTCTAGCATCCGAAGATAATCACCATTTGCTATAAATCTTCTCAGCTGGTCTAGGCGACTCATGCTCAATTGTTTCAATTGAGTCTTCCCACCTTTGATCTGGTCTTGGTCTTCCTTCTTCTAGACTTCCTTTCTTGTTGGGAACGAGCCGATTTTAACATTTGGATGCTTTGAAAATACCGATCAAGTTTCTCCCCATACGTAGTATTCGGCTTGATTGTATAACATTGAACTAATTCGCAGCTACGAGGATCAATAAGCATCAGCTTGTCCGGTGCATCCATATCCAAGATAACGAAAACAATCCAATCTCCATTTACACGGGCTAGTTCAAACCATCGGCCATTTATTGCAACATCGCATGAGTAATAAATATTCTTAAAAACGATCCCCTTTTCTGTTACTTGACCAATCCCAAAAACTTTATTGTTCACGGTGACACTCTCCTCTTAATATTTTGATAGCTTAGTAATATCCGTTTTAGGATATTTTATACAAACTCAAATTATTTATTGGCTAATTCAATTCATTTGCTCATGAAATCAAACAAATGTTTCTATTTGAGGTCCGAAATATTATAACCTATGCCGGTGAGCCATATGCAATCCGTTTCTTTTACCTTATCTAAAGTAAAAACACGCCATATAAGGCGTGTTTTTCATAGCGCTGACATATTCAAAGTAAGAGACGTCAACACAATCACAAAGGACCAATTAGAATGATTTGGATACGATGGTTGACTCATCTGTCTTTCAAGATCACATCATAAAGCCATTATCTCAAAAGCCTCGACTTACGCAAACGGGAACCTAGGCTGTTGGATAATATCCATCGCGCGGACGGTATGTCATTTGTAGATAAAGGCATGATTTTAGCCTTTATGTTTTCGACGATCGGGGCAAGCAAAGGTTTCGTGTGGCGAGGGGGACCGGTCATTTGGGGGATTACCGGCGCGTTCGTCGGCTTCATTGTTGGTACATTGTTAAGCTGGATCATTTATGTGATTAAACACGACAAAAACCAAATGCAAATCAAGAAGGGGAAAAAGGGGATGTCCTTCTTGTCGTAACTTGTGAGGAGAGTCAAGCATCCGTCGTGGAAAATATCCTTTGGGATCATAGGGCACTGGGGTTAGCACGAGCTAGATAAGTGGCGGCATCTTTGGCAAGTCACCTCCATTTGCTTAATGAAGTATTAATGAATTTCTATTGAACTAATCTGCCCGTTAACAACCGCCAATTAGCTTCCCTCATGATATTGAAGTTTTTTTCTCCTTTAGGCCATTATCGATTCACTTACTGGCAAATATTTTAGAATGATGGGGTTATCAGTATAATGTTTGTCAGGTTTCAGGAGACTCCCAACATCGTCAAATCCGTAATTGTTTAAAGTAATTGTTTCCCAATCACCATCTACTGGTGGTTGGACCTTAAAATCAGTCCCAAAGGAAATCTGTACATCGGAATTATTCGTGACGGTAATGCCAAGCTTATCATCTTTTACATAAACTGACTTATCTAGTGTAATCGTTATTTTCTTCTTTTTCTGAAGATCATCTAACGGATAGTACTCCTCGATTAGCGTTCCAACCGAGGGTTCGACAATGTTGTTTGATTGGTTCGATTCTGCCTGTCCAGACGAGCATGCAGTTATAGAAATCATAATTAGAACAAGCATCAAAAAAGGCTTCATCGTACACCCCCTGTCATCGCTTAAGTGGAAATAGGAGTAGTCTCTCCTTTTGAATACATTTAATTCCACGTTTAGATGAGGGCTCCTGCCTCATTAGACAAATCAAAATGGAGCAGCTGCAGATCGCAAACTGCCCCATGGATTCATTGAACGTGCCCGTTAGCATTCCTGTAGATGGATTAATTTCGTCTTTGAAAAAAGAAAAGCGCCTCGGTACGATGGGAGTACGCAACGGGTCATAGCCCTTAAAATCCCATCATCCAGGAGGACGCTCTACTATGAAGTTTAAAGCGCAGGACAAACAAAATCAACTCATTGAAAAAATTACCGCTCAGCATATCGTCGTCGGGATCGACATCGCTCAACAGATACATGTCGCACGTGCGGTTAACTTTCGTGGAATCGCACTTGTCGCACTTGGCACTCCCCTGTCCTTCTCGAACGATGAAGAAGGCTTTCAAAGCCTGCTTCAGTGGATCCACTCGATACAAGTTGCTCATAGCCTAACTGCTACCATTGTTGGTATGGAACCAACTGGCCATTACTGGTTGAACGTCTCCAACTGGCTCTCTGAGCGTCAATTTGAAGTGGTACTAGTCAATCCACATTTGGTAAAAAAGAATAAAGAAAACCGCGACAATACGCCATCTAAGAGCGACAAAAAAGATGCATTAGTCATTGCCGACATGGTTAAGAACGGCTATTACTCATTCATTCGCAACACGCCAGAAGCCTTTGAAGAACTTCGGGTCTTCCTCTCAAATCGCGACTCAGTCGTAACG
It includes:
- a CDS encoding immunoglobulin-like domain-containing protein, which codes for MKPFLMLVLIMISITACSSGQAESNQSNNIVEPSVGTLIEEYYPLDDLQKKKKITITLDKSVYVKDDKLGITVTNNSDVQISFGTDFKVQPPVDGDWETITLNNYGFDDVGSLLKPDKHYTDNPIILKYLPVSESIMA